One window from the genome of Alnus glutinosa chromosome 13, dhAlnGlut1.1, whole genome shotgun sequence encodes:
- the LOC133854161 gene encoding kinetochore protein NDC80 homolog isoform X2, translated as MMRATGGGRRRPKESFNPPPPPTPLEHLRQFGRDSDASFASSRPSSVGMGRAPSAAASFELYKDRSLQQSAISTINSYLSSLSFPPLKTPLPSAKEIIQTLHFLLSRLDFPSSKLDEDLPSILKSLNYPFKFSKSILKSPGTPHQWPSFLALIHWLVQIALFKDHLSSPSTPSELTGGDNDEVKTYVLESYLHYIHGDDDSVDALDGVFVERVERKKEDLIESVGVLGSNVGELEAKAEALRSGPSQKEVLEKEKGLLEEDVNKFHTIIAEFSERLAAMEKVLEEKERELEAKVEERKRICEENEELKKRVETQTMNSRDVERMRRELQALERDTGEAELARNAWDEKSWDLDSTLDHKFKELEALAMQCNQAMRRLKIDNDFQYVLNAKGSTPTEIMGIDYKSKLQPALNSYADDIQKSSMEKLEELISLQQQSKEKAAKIEEKRNNVAELQSCIDELEAQLYLLKKEIQDYNHRCAAEAKKMMEEVQEEAHNLDIVEREAAEVLKTSELRLQEAIRESEEEIQMRACELFTLVDAISKYKEHVESRILEMKSYLAETAVAVADAYKGSLPAQFRTLATLINAPKGGESS; from the exons ATGATGAGAGCCACCGGCGGTGGGCGGCGCCGCCCAAAGGAGTCGTTCAACCCACCACCACCGCCGACCCCTCTGGAGCACCTCCGCCAGTTCGGGCGAGACTCTGACGCCAGCTTCGCCAGCAGCCGGCCCTCCTCCGTCGGCATGGGCCGCGCCCCCTCCGCCGCAGCCTCCTTTGAGCTCTACAAGGACCGGTCTCTCCAGCAATCGGCCATCTCCACCATCAACTCCTAcctctcctctctctccttCCCTCCCCTCAAAACCCCCTTACCCTCCGCCAAGGAGATCATCCAAACTCTCCATTTCCTCCTCTCCCGCCTCGACTTCCCTTCCTCCAAGCTCGACGAAGACCTCCCCTCTATCCTCAAGTCTCTCAACTACCCCTTCAAATTCAGCAAATCCATTCTCAAGTCCCCCGGCACTCCGCACCAGTGGCCCTCTTTTCTGGCCTTGATCCACTGGCTCGTCCAGATTGCGCTATTCAAAGATCATCTCTCGTCGCCCTCGACGCCGTCGGAATTGACCGGCGGCGACAATGATGAGGTGAAGACCTACGTCCTGGAGAGTTACTTGCACTACATTCACGGCGACGACGACTCGGTGGACGCCTTGGACGGCGTTTTCGTGGAGAGAGTGGAGAGGAAGAAGGAGGACTTGATTGAGAGTGTGGGGGTGTTGGGCTCCAATGTGGGGGAGCTGGAGGCCAAGGCGGAGGCGCTGCGGTCGGGGCCTTCACAGAAGGAGGTGCTGGAGAAGGAGAAGGGGCTGCTGGAGGAAGACGTGAACAAGTTCCACACCATAATTGCGGAATTCTCGGAGAGGTTAGCGGCGATGGAGAAGGTGCTGGAGGAGAAGGAGAGGGAGTTGGAGGCGAAGGTGGAGGAGAGGAAGAGGATTTGCGAGGAGAATGAGGAGCTGAAGAAGAGGGTGGAGACACAGACGATGAATTCGAGGGACGTGGAGAGGATGAGGAGGGAGTTGCAGGCCCTGGAGAGGGATACTGGGGAGGCTGAGCTGGCCAGGAACGCTTGGGACGAGAAGTCCTGGGATCTTGACTCCACACTTGATCACAAGTTTAAGGAGCTCGAGGCGCTTGCTATGCAATGCAACCAGGCTATGAGGAG GTTAAAGATTGATAACGATTTTCAGTATGTATTGAATGCCAAAGGGTCAACACCTACTGAGATAATGGGGATTGATTACAAATCAAAACTTCAGCCTGCACTTAATTCCTATGCCGATGACATACAGAAGAGTTCCATGGAGAAATTAGAAGAATTGATTTCCCTTCAGCAACAGTCAAAGGAAAAAGCTGCTAAGATTgaggagaaaagaaataatgtaGCAGAACTTCAGTCCTGCATCGATGAA TTGGAAGCTCAGCTGTACTTGCTGAAGAAGGAAATACAGGACTACAATCACAGATGTGCAGCTGAAGCTAAGAAGATGATGGAGGAAGTTCAAGAAGAGGCTCATAACTTAGATATTGTGGAAAGAGAAGCGGCAGAGGTTCTGAAG ACCTCTGAGTTGAGGTTGCAGGAAGCAATTagagaaagtgaagaagaaattCAGATGCGTGCTTGTGAACTGTTTACGTTGGTTGATGCAATCTCAAAATACAAAGAACATGTGGAGTCCAGAATTTTGGAAATGAAGAGTTATCTTGCAGAAACCGCTGTTGCTGTTGCAGATGCTTACAAGGGTTCCTTGCCTGCACAATTTCGAACG
- the LOC133854161 gene encoding kinetochore protein NDC80 homolog isoform X1, with product MMRATGGGRRRPKESFNPPPPPTPLEHLRQFGRDSDASFASSRPSSVGMGRAPSAAASFELYKDRSLQQSAISTINSYLSSLSFPPLKTPLPSAKEIIQTLHFLLSRLDFPSSKLDEDLPSILKSLNYPFKFSKSILKSPGTPHQWPSFLALIHWLVQIALFKDHLSSPSTPSELTGGDNDEVKTYVLESYLHYIHGDDDSVDALDGVFVERVERKKEDLIESVGVLGSNVGELEAKAEALRSGPSQKEVLEKEKGLLEEDVNKFHTIIAEFSERLAAMEKVLEEKERELEAKVEERKRICEENEELKKRVETQTMNSRDVERMRRELQALERDTGEAELARNAWDEKSWDLDSTLDHKFKELEALAMQCNQAMRRLKIDNDFQYVLNAKGSTPTEIMGIDYKSKLQPALNSYADDIQKSSMEKLEELISLQQQSKEKAAKIEEKRNNVAELQSCIDELEAQLYLLKKEIQDYNHRCAAEAKKMMEEVQEEAHNLDIVEREAAEVLKTSELRLQEAIRESEEEIQMRACELFTLVDAISKYKEHVESRILEMKSYLAETAVAVADAYKGSLPAQFRTVNLATLINAPKGGESS from the exons ATGATGAGAGCCACCGGCGGTGGGCGGCGCCGCCCAAAGGAGTCGTTCAACCCACCACCACCGCCGACCCCTCTGGAGCACCTCCGCCAGTTCGGGCGAGACTCTGACGCCAGCTTCGCCAGCAGCCGGCCCTCCTCCGTCGGCATGGGCCGCGCCCCCTCCGCCGCAGCCTCCTTTGAGCTCTACAAGGACCGGTCTCTCCAGCAATCGGCCATCTCCACCATCAACTCCTAcctctcctctctctccttCCCTCCCCTCAAAACCCCCTTACCCTCCGCCAAGGAGATCATCCAAACTCTCCATTTCCTCCTCTCCCGCCTCGACTTCCCTTCCTCCAAGCTCGACGAAGACCTCCCCTCTATCCTCAAGTCTCTCAACTACCCCTTCAAATTCAGCAAATCCATTCTCAAGTCCCCCGGCACTCCGCACCAGTGGCCCTCTTTTCTGGCCTTGATCCACTGGCTCGTCCAGATTGCGCTATTCAAAGATCATCTCTCGTCGCCCTCGACGCCGTCGGAATTGACCGGCGGCGACAATGATGAGGTGAAGACCTACGTCCTGGAGAGTTACTTGCACTACATTCACGGCGACGACGACTCGGTGGACGCCTTGGACGGCGTTTTCGTGGAGAGAGTGGAGAGGAAGAAGGAGGACTTGATTGAGAGTGTGGGGGTGTTGGGCTCCAATGTGGGGGAGCTGGAGGCCAAGGCGGAGGCGCTGCGGTCGGGGCCTTCACAGAAGGAGGTGCTGGAGAAGGAGAAGGGGCTGCTGGAGGAAGACGTGAACAAGTTCCACACCATAATTGCGGAATTCTCGGAGAGGTTAGCGGCGATGGAGAAGGTGCTGGAGGAGAAGGAGAGGGAGTTGGAGGCGAAGGTGGAGGAGAGGAAGAGGATTTGCGAGGAGAATGAGGAGCTGAAGAAGAGGGTGGAGACACAGACGATGAATTCGAGGGACGTGGAGAGGATGAGGAGGGAGTTGCAGGCCCTGGAGAGGGATACTGGGGAGGCTGAGCTGGCCAGGAACGCTTGGGACGAGAAGTCCTGGGATCTTGACTCCACACTTGATCACAAGTTTAAGGAGCTCGAGGCGCTTGCTATGCAATGCAACCAGGCTATGAGGAG GTTAAAGATTGATAACGATTTTCAGTATGTATTGAATGCCAAAGGGTCAACACCTACTGAGATAATGGGGATTGATTACAAATCAAAACTTCAGCCTGCACTTAATTCCTATGCCGATGACATACAGAAGAGTTCCATGGAGAAATTAGAAGAATTGATTTCCCTTCAGCAACAGTCAAAGGAAAAAGCTGCTAAGATTgaggagaaaagaaataatgtaGCAGAACTTCAGTCCTGCATCGATGAA TTGGAAGCTCAGCTGTACTTGCTGAAGAAGGAAATACAGGACTACAATCACAGATGTGCAGCTGAAGCTAAGAAGATGATGGAGGAAGTTCAAGAAGAGGCTCATAACTTAGATATTGTGGAAAGAGAAGCGGCAGAGGTTCTGAAG ACCTCTGAGTTGAGGTTGCAGGAAGCAATTagagaaagtgaagaagaaattCAGATGCGTGCTTGTGAACTGTTTACGTTGGTTGATGCAATCTCAAAATACAAAGAACATGTGGAGTCCAGAATTTTGGAAATGAAGAGTTATCTTGCAGAAACCGCTGTTGCTGTTGCAGATGCTTACAAGGGTTCCTTGCCTGCACAATTTCGAACGGTAAAT